In the genome of Aerosakkonema funiforme FACHB-1375, the window GTCGCCCGACGGTAAGACAATAGTGACTGCCTGTCAGGACAAAACCGCCAAACTCTGGAGTCCGGACGGCACTTGGCTGAAAACCCTAGAAGGACACGGCAATTCAGTCAGAAAGGTAGCTTGGTCGCCCGACGGTAAAATTCTCGCCACCGCCAGCTGGGACAAAACCGTCAAACTGTGGAATCAAGACGGCGCATTGCTAAAAACCTTGGAAGAACATACAGCTTCCGTCAGAGGTTTAGCTTGGTCACCGGATGGAGAAATTCTCGCCACATCCGGCGGTACTGGAGATAACACGATTAAACTGTGGAATCGAGATGGTGTAAGGCTAAAAACCTTCGTCGCACATACTGCTGAAGTTTGGCGCGTAGCTTGGTCGCCGGACGGTCAAACTCTCGCTTCCGCCAGCGAGGACAAAACCGTCAAACTCTGGAAAGCTGACGGTACACCAATTAAAACCCTCACCGGACATACTCAAGGAGTTTGGAGTGTGGCGTGGTCGCCCGATGGCCAACTTTTAGCCACCGGTAGCGGGGACAGCACTGTGAAACTGTGGAAAGCGGACGGTACTGAGGTGGCAACTTTCACCGGTCACAGCAAGGGCGTTAGGAGTGTAGCTTGGTCGCCCGATGGTAAAACGATCGCTTCTGCCGGGGATGACGCTACCATAAAACTCTGGAAGCCAGATGGTAGCTTGGTAGATACCATCACCGGACATACCCAGCAAATCTATGGTGTGAGTTTCTCGCCGGACGGACGCACTCTGGCGACAGCGAGTGGGGATGGGACAGTGAAACTGTGGCCCTTGGACGATAAAAAACCGATCGCAATCCTCAGAGGACATAAAGATTTAGTCAGGAGTGTCGCTTGGTCTCCCGACGGTCAAACTCTCGTATCGACCAGTGCGGACAGATCTCTCAAATTCTGGAAGAGTGACGGTAGTCTGTTGAGAACCTTGACCGGTCATACCGATGAGGTGTGGAACGCGGCTTGGTCGCCGGACGGTCTGACTTTAGCGAGTGTCAGTTGGGACAAAACTTTGAAACTTTGGCAGTCTGACGGTACGGGGATTGCAACTATCGACGCCAAGAGCGAAGAAATTTGGGATGTAGCGTGGTCGCCGGACGGTCAGATGCTGGCGACTGCCAATGATGATAATACCGTGAAAATCTGGACTTGGAGCGGGGCTCGCGCCTTTACATTGGAAGGGCATACCAAAACTGTTTATAGTGTAGCCTGGTCTCCGGATGGGGAGATTATTGCTTCTGGCAGTGGCGATAGTACTATCAAACTGTGGAAGCGCGATCGCACTCTCATCAAAACTCTCCCAGCACACAACGAGGGAGTGAGAGTTCTCGCTTGGTCTCCCGACGGTCAAATTCTGGCTAGTGGTGGTTTTGACAATACCGTCAAACTCTGGAAGTATGACGGTACATTGCTGAAAACTATTACCGGACATAACGATGCAGTCTGGGATATGGCTTGGTCGCCGGACGGTCAAATTCTCGCTACTGCGAGTTTGGACAAGACTGTGAAACTCTGGCGGCGCGACGGCAGTCCCATCCGCACTCTCAAAGGACATAGCGAAGGCGTTTTGGGTGTCAGTTTTAGCCCCGACGGTAAGGTTTTGGCTTTAGCGGATAAGAACGGTACGATCGTTTTATATGATTGGCAGCAACTGAAAGATTTGGATAATTTATTGAGTCGCGGTTGCGATTGGGTGCGCGATTATCTCCTGACTAATGCTAATCTCGATCCGAGCGATCGGCGTCTGTGCAAAGGTATCGGTACTCGCTTGTAATCACCTTTTTTCCCTGAGCGATCGGATCGGGATCGAAAGGAATAAATATTATTCTTTAATAGAAGCAGGGACAGGTACAAAATCGTAGTTATTTGTAGAGGCAACAATTTTTACCAATTGTACGGGAGGATTGATGCGATCGCCTTTCTGTGAAAATTTAATTGTATCCGAGGCTCCTTGAGCAGAAAAATCAGGCCCAACAAGAGCATCTCGCACTCGCACTCGCGTCGCGTTTCCCTTGCTTGTCGATCTCTCGATCGCTGCAATCAAAGCTTTTGCCGCATCGTAAGACATGGCGGTGCGCCAGTTAATTTGGGCACCTCCCCAAAGCTGTTTGGCATTCTTAACAAAACCTGAATCTGGGTCGCCGTCGATATCCCAAGGAATAGCTACTACCATTCCCTCTACTGCTTTTCCACCATCTTGTAAAACTTTATCTCCATACACGTCATCTCCCCCCAAAAGACGCAATCGATTATTGTTGACTTGTGCAACCAGTAGTGCTTCTTTTAAGGAAGCTGTATTGGGCGCTAACATAATCGCTTCTGCTCCCCAATCGATAGCTTTTTCTACTTTTGGTTTAGCAATAA includes:
- a CDS encoding WD40 domain-containing protein, which codes for MSDVFISYSRKDKDFVKRLHTALEQCDRDTWVDWEDIPPTADWWEEIQVGIEGADTFLFVISPDSVNSPVCRQEVDRAVKHNKRLVPIVHRMAEDKAIHPALVKHNWIFFAEDEDFDLNFQKLLKALDTDLDHVRSHTRLLVRATEWDKKGQDDSFLLRGRDLEEAEHWLIDGGEKEPLPTQLQREYVNSSRKAETARQQAEIRRQRIALGAVTSVSIAATVLAVVAFFQYQNATKRELIALSKTSEALFASNQEFEALIAGLEAGTKMQRSPWAKGDPEVRAQVMTALQQAVAWVKEGNRLEKNSGIIWDVAWSPDGKTIVTACQDKTAKLWSPDGTWLKTLEGHGNSVRKVAWSPDGKILATASWDKTVKLWNQDGALLKTLEEHTASVRGLAWSPDGEILATSGGTGDNTIKLWNRDGVRLKTFVAHTAEVWRVAWSPDGQTLASASEDKTVKLWKADGTPIKTLTGHTQGVWSVAWSPDGQLLATGSGDSTVKLWKADGTEVATFTGHSKGVRSVAWSPDGKTIASAGDDATIKLWKPDGSLVDTITGHTQQIYGVSFSPDGRTLATASGDGTVKLWPLDDKKPIAILRGHKDLVRSVAWSPDGQTLVSTSADRSLKFWKSDGSLLRTLTGHTDEVWNAAWSPDGLTLASVSWDKTLKLWQSDGTGIATIDAKSEEIWDVAWSPDGQMLATANDDNTVKIWTWSGARAFTLEGHTKTVYSVAWSPDGEIIASGSGDSTIKLWKRDRTLIKTLPAHNEGVRVLAWSPDGQILASGGFDNTVKLWKYDGTLLKTITGHNDAVWDMAWSPDGQILATASLDKTVKLWRRDGSPIRTLKGHSEGVLGVSFSPDGKVLALADKNGTIVLYDWQQLKDLDNLLSRGCDWVRDYLLTNANLDPSDRRLCKGIGTRL